In a genomic window of Amphiprion ocellaris isolate individual 3 ecotype Okinawa chromosome 13, ASM2253959v1, whole genome shotgun sequence:
- the LOC129350418 gene encoding uncharacterized protein LOC129350418: protein MLPAEEEHLEVRSTCSSSSSRSRSSLTEAAVGARAKAEAARTRAEFARREIEIKMRQAELSATLEVLKEEKEAEAAFAEASVFEAAIAEEVNRETLSTHASEKQHGESRQGQDKIQPKLTSHMLNQLPASTHSYGLQSYLRYSPDHHGEDLPDAKHFTPIKQCAISPVPNPAASPDCVPQTNQHNIKDESGCPILPAATTQHQCEYVSSPHQCKSYLSPFSPPFQPMQHDNGNSDFASVAKFLAKRDLVANGLTKFTDRAEDYWAWRASLYNAIEGLSLKPSEELDLLTRWLGEESSKHAKRIRSVHLNNPAEGLQQVWTRLQECYGTPEVIEKSLLDRLERFPRVSNKEPPKLRELADLLSEIDAAKSDGSLPGLVHLDTSRGIAPVVDKLSINLQDRWMSEGTKYKQRHKVSFPPFSFFCRFIQDEARMRNDPSFKTATSAPMSTPATHDNHYIRSKSRPPVAVHKTEVNKTHKTNTVNVSEFTNKQCPIHKKPHSLKKCRGFRGKTLDERKAYLREHNICFRCCDSSTHQAKDCKAEIKCSECNSNKHIAALHAGPAPWTQNTRAQNTTPDHGGEHGEEYGEESNPDNLETSSACTKVCGDLIGGRSCSKICQTYIYLQGHPDRKVKVYAIIDDQSNRSLAKSSLFDMFDIPMSNLAPYTLKTCTGVSMTNGRIAENLIIQSVDGQFSSPLPSLLECDSLPDNRAEIPTPEVALAHPHLKRLAGQIQPLDPEVDIMLLLGRDIIQVHKVHKGVNGPANAPFAQRLALGWVIIGDVCLRGAHKPAVVGSHRTSVLENGRPSLLPPCQNSFHVKQQNQSHNKLWDTQSSCQIGEHIFQQSEKDEKLALSYENQAFLQIMERDFYQDNANSWIAPLPFRTPRTRLPNNRSLALSRLESLRRTLKKRPEMERHFMDFMQGLFDKEHAEPAPALGDEEECWYLPFFGVYHPQKPSNIRVVFDSSAKFQGVSLNDVLLTGPNMNNSLVGVLLRFREEAVAVTADIQQMFHCFHVREDHRNFLRFLWYRSNDPREPIVEYRMKVHVFGNSPSPAVAIFGLRNAAHQSGPQHSPEAKQFVQRHFYVDDGLKSVPTESQAVELLKETQELLATSNLRLHKIASNSPNVMKAFPTEDLASELKDIDFNTEFPPMQRSLGVSWDIERDTFTFRVSQTEKPYTKRGVLSTINSLFDPLGFAVPVSIQGRALLRELTKETCGWDETLPEGMFKEWSEWRNALKQLEQTHIPRQYCSFSFVNAVHREICIFCDASTQAVAAVAYLKATNKDGETELAFIFGKAKLAPKPDLTIPRLELCAAVLAVEVGELIRDEMDIQISDIRFFSDSRVVLGYIYNESRRFHVFVHNRVHRIRRATKPTQWSYVPSECNPADHGSRSLPAEKLLSSTWLKGPEFLLKSTGSNSHDMFHLQNPDADIEVRPLLTAAVQTSHPCLKAANLESFSSWQSLTRAVARLAHIAWTFKQKQSGGQCEGWHMCHKLTTSDFERATETIIKAVQQESFSEEFKQIETRNDISKTSPLAKLSLYIDMSGLLRVGGRLLHSNLDTAEKHPLIMPHKHHVTNLLIRHYHEKVKHQGRHLTEGALRAAGYWVLGGKRQISSLIYLCVICRKLRGVTQSQKMADLPTERLSTEPPFSYVGTDVFGPWSVTSRRTRGGLASSKRWAVMFTCMSTRAVHLEVIESMDTSSFINALRRFFSVRGPAKQLRSDCGTNFTGACRELGFDNNIPDDPKVKSFLNDSGCTWVFNPPHSSHMGGSWERMIGVARRILDSQLAQLGSRHLTHDVLTTFLAEVAAIINARPLVPVSSDLDFPFILTPATLLTQKIGAASAPQGDFEEKDLYRQQWRRVQSLANSFWHRWRKEYLSTLQYRHKWHFTRPNLQQGDVVLLKDPLVKRNQWPMGVIAKVHSSRDGLVRKVEVKVVKDGNAKVYFRPVTDVVLLVSDGVQPI from the coding sequence ATGCTGCCAGCGGAGGAGGAGCACCTCGAGGTCCGGTCTACCTGCTCCAGCTCATCATCCAGATCCCGCAGCTCACTCACCGAAGCAGCAGTTGGAGCACGAGCAAAAGCTGAAGCAGCACGCACCAGAGCTGAGTTTGCACGACGGGAGATAGAAATTAAAATGAGACAAGCGGAACTAAGTGCCACATTAGAAGtgctaaaagaagaaaaggaagcaGAGGCCGCTTTCGCTGAAGCCAGTGTGTTTGAAGCAGCAATAGCAGAGGAGGTGAACCGGGAAACGCTGTCAACACATGcatcagaaaaacaacatggGGAATCAAGGCAAggtcaagataaaatacagccCAAACTGACCTCTCATATGCTAAACCAGCTTCCAGCTTCAACACATTCATATGGACTACAAAGCTATCTCAGATATTCACCAGACCATCACGGTGAAGACTTACCAGACGCTAAACACTTCACACCCATAAAACAATGTGCCATAAGCCCAGTTCCTAATCCAGCTGCTTCACCAGATTGTGTCCCACAAACAAATCAACACAACATTAAAGATGAGTCTGGTTGCCCCATATTGCCAGCTGCCACCACCCAGCACCAATGTGAGTATGTGAGTTCCCCACACCAATGTAAGAGCTACCTTTCCCCTTTCAGTCCGCCCTTCCAGCCAATGCAACATGACAATGGGAACAGTGACTTTGCAAGTGTTGCTAAATTTCTAGCCAAAAGAGATTTAGTCGCAAATGGTTTAACAAAGTTTACAGACAGGGCAGAGGACTACTGGGCATGGCGAGCTTCCCTTTATAATGCTATAGAGGGGTTAAGCTTAAAGCCTAGTGAAGAATTAGATTTGCTCACTCGGTGGCTTGGTGAAGAGTCATCCAAACATGCCAAACGCATACGCTCCGTCCATCTTAACAATCCAGCGGAGGGCCTTCAACAAGTCTGGACACGGCTACAAGAATGTTATGGCACTCCAGAGGTTATTGAGAAGTCTCTCCTTGACAGACTCGAACGCTTTCCCAGAGTTTCAAACAAAGAACCCCCAAAACTCAGAGAGCTTGCTGACCTACTGTCTGAAATTGACGCAGCCAAATCTGATGGCTCTTTACCCGGGCTAGTGCATTTGGATACCTCACGTGGCATTGCTCCAGTTGTTGATAAGTTGTCAATAAATCTTCAAGACAGGTGGATGTCAGAGGGAACAAAATACAagcaaagacacaaagtgaGTTTCCCTCCATTTTCATTCTTCTGTCGCTTCATACAAGATGAAGCTAGAATGAGAAATGATCCCAGCTTTAAGACAGCCACCTCAGCTCCCATGTCCACTCCAGCAACTCATGACAACCACTACATAAGATCCAAGTCCAGACCCCCTGTTGCTGTCCATAAAACAGAGGTAAACAAGactcacaaaacaaacacagttaatgtaagTGAGTTCACAAACAAGCAGTGTCCAATTCATAAGAAACCGCACTCACTAAAAAAGTGTAGGGGTTTTAGAGGAAAGACATTAGATGAGCGCAAAGCATATCTCAGAGAACACAACATTTGCTTTAGGTGCTGTGATTCCTCCACTCACCAAGCTAAAGACTGTAAAGCAGAAATCAAATGCTCAGAGTGCAACAGCAACAAACATATTGCTGCACTGCATGCAGGGCCTGCTCCATGGACACAAAATACAAGGGCTCAAAATACTACTCCAGACCACGGCGGGGAGCATGGGGAGGAGTACGGCGAGGAGAGTAATCCAGACAATTTAGAGACCAGCTCAGCATGCACTAAAGTGTGTGGGGACCTAATTGGTGGGCGCTCCTGCTCAAAAATATGTCAGACCTACATCTATCTACAGGGGCATCCAGACAGGAAAGTCAAGGTTTACGCTATCATAGATGACCAGAGCAATAGGTCATTAGCCAAGTCAAGCCTTTTCGACATGTTTGACATTCCGATGAGCAATCTAGCGCCATACACACTGAAGACATGTACTGGGGTTTCCATGACAAATGGTCGCATAGCTGAGAACCTCATTATACAGTCAGTTGATGGCCAGTTTAGctctcctcttccctccctgCTTGAGTGTGACTCACTCCCAGATAACAGGGCCGAAATACCAACACCAGAGGTCGCTCTAGCCCATCCGCACCTCAAACGTCTGGCAGGCCAAATTCAACCACTTGACCCTGAGGTTGATATTATGTTGCTGTTAGGCCGAGACATAATCCAAGTGCACAAAGTGCATAAAGGAGTCAATGGCCCAGCTAATGCCCCGTTTGCCCAGAGACTTGCACTTGGGTGGGTTATTATAGGGGATGTATGTCTAAGGGGTGCTCATAAGCCAGCTGTTGTGGGCTCACACAGAACCAGTGTTCTTGAGAATGGGCGTCCAAGTCTCCTACCACCTTGCCAGAACAGTTTCCATGTCAAACAGCAGAACCAGTCACACAACAAGCTCTGGGACACTCAGAGTTCATGTCAAATAGGGGAACACATATTTCAGCAAAGTGAGAAGGATGAAAAGCTTGCACTTTCTTATGAGAACCAAGCCTTTCTGCAGATTATGGAAAGAGACTTTTACCAAGACAACGCAAACAGCTGGATAGCTCCACTTCCTTTCCGCACACCAAGAACCCGCCTCCCAAACAACAGAAGTCTAGCACTCAGCCGCTTAGAGTCACTCCGCCGCACACTAAAGAAACGTCCTGAAATGGAGAGACATTTTATGGACTTTATGCAGGGGTTGTTTGACAAAGAACATGCAGAGCCAGCACCTGCTCTTGGGGATGAAGAAGAATGCTGGTACCTTCCCTTCTTTGGTGTTTATCACCCGCAAAAGCCAAGCAACATCAGGGTGGTGTTTGACTCGAGTGCTAAGTTTCAGGGGGTGTCCTTAAACGACGTGCTGCTCACAGGCCCAAACATGAACAACAGCCTTGTTGGAGTGCTTCTCCGTTTCAGAGAAGAAGCAGTGGCTGTTACAGCGGACATACAACAAATGTTCCATTGTTTTCATGTGCGAGAGGACCACAGGAACTTCCTCCGGTTTCTTTGGTACCGCAGCAATGACCCAAGAGAGCCAATTGTTGAGTACAGAATGAAAGTGCATGTGTTTGGCAATAGCCCATCCCCGGCCGTTGCAATTTTTGGTCTGAGAAATGCAGCACACCAGTCAGGTCCACAGCACTCTCCTGAAGCCAAGCAGTTTGTTCAAAGACACTTCTACGTTGACGACGGACTAAAATCTGTTCCCACTGAATCCCAGGCGGTTGAACTCCTCAAAGAGACACAGGAACTGCTTGCTACATCCAACTTGAGGCTCCATAAAATAGCCTCAAACAGCCCAAACGTCATGAAAGCATTTCCCACTGAAGACTTAGCAAGTGAGCTCAAGGACATAGATTTTAACACCGAATTCCCTCCGATGCAGAGGAGTTTAGGCGTAAGCTGGGACATTGAAAGGGACACTTTCACATTCAGAGTCTCCCAAACTGAAAAGCCTTACACAAAAAGAGGTGTTCTGTCCACGATCAACAGTCTTTTTGACCCGCTGGGGTTTGCAGTGCCAGTAAGCATCCAGGGGAGGGCACTGTTACGGGAACTAACCAAAGAGACTTGTGGGTGGGATGAAACTCTTCCAGAAGGCATGTTCAAAGAATGGTCAGAATGGAGAAATGCTCTCAAGCAACTTGAGCAAACTCACATCCCAAGACAGTACTGCTCCTTCTCTTTCGTAAATGCAGTGCACAGAGAAATCTGCATCTTCTGTGATGCATCAACCCAAGCAGTCGCGGCTGTGGCTTACTTAAAGGCAACAAACAAAGATGGTGAGACCGAGCTTGCATTCATATTTGGAAAAGCCAAACTTGCCCCTAAGCCCGATCTTACCATTCCCAGGCTTGAGCTGTGTGCAGCAGTGTTAGCGGTGGAAGTTGGAGAGCTAATCAGAGATGAAATGGACATTCAGATCAGTGACATACGTTTCTTCTCGGACAGCAGAGTCGTTCTTGGCTACATTTACAATGAGTCAAGgagatttcatgtttttgtacacAACCGCGTACATCGCATCCGACGAGCAACAAAACCAACCCAGTGGAGCTATGTTCCCTCGGAGTGCAATCCGGCCGACCACGGGTCCAGATCTCTACCCGCTGAAAAACTGTTATCCAGCACATGGTTGAAGGGGCCAGAGTTTCTCTTAAAGTCCACAGGGAGCAACTCACATGATATGTTCCATCTTCAAAACCCAGATGCTGACATTGAGGTTCGTCCATTGCTCACTGCTGCTGTCCAAACATCACACCCCTGTTTAAAGGCTGCAAATTTAGAGTCTTTCTCCAGCTGGCAGTCACTTACCAGAGCCGTTGCCCGTTTGGCACACATTGCTTGGACCTTTAAGCAAAAGCAATCAGGTGGACAATGTGAGGGATGGCATATGTGTCACAAGCTCACCACCTCAGACTTCGAGCGAGCAACAGAGACTATCATAAAAGCAGTCCAACAAGAAAGCTTCTCAGAGGAGTTCAAACAGATTGAGACAAGAAACGACATTTCAAAAACTAGCCCCCTCGCAAAGCTTTCTCTTTACATTGACATGTCAGGCCTTCTCAGGGTTGGTGGACGCCTCCTTCACTCTAACCTTGACACTGCAGAGAAACACCCTTTGATAATGCCACACAAACACCATGTAACTAACCTGTTAATCCGCCATTACCATGAAAAGGTTAAACACCAAGGGCGTCACCTTACAGAGGGAGCTTTAAGGGCAGCGGGTTACTGGGTCTTAGGTGGTAAACGCCAGATCAGCAGTCTCATTTACTTGTGTGTAATTTGTCGCAAGCTAAGGGGTGTCACACAGTCTCAGAAAATGGCAGACCTTCCTACAGAGCGCCTTAGTACTGAACCACCATTCTCTTACGTAGGCACTGACGTGTTTGGACCATGGTCTGTTACCTCTCGTCGCACTCGGGGTGGGCTTGCTAGCAGCAAACGATGGGCAGTGATGTTCACCTGCATGAGTACAAGGGCGGTTCATTTAGAGGTCATAGAGTCTATGGACACGTCTAGCTTTATCAATGCACTCCGCAGGTTCTTCTCCGTTAGGGGACCCGCAAAGCAGTTGAGATCGGACTGTGGGACCAATTTTACAGGGGCCTGTAGAGAGCTAGGTTTTGACAACAACATTCCTGATGACCCCAAGGTTAAGTCATTCCTAAACGATAGTGGATGCACTTGGGTTTTTAATCCTCCGCACTCGTCACACATGGGGGGTAGTTGGGAGCGGATGATAGGGGTGGCACGTAGGATCCTAGACTCCCAGCTAGCTCAACTTGGTTCCAGGCACCTCACGCATGACGTCCTGACCACCTTCTTGGCAGAGGTAGCCGCCATCATCAACGCACGACCACTGGTTCCAGTGTCGAGTGATCTGGACTTCCCATTCATCCTCACTCCAGCCACACTCCTCACACAGAAGATTGGAGCAGCTTCTGCACCCCAGGGCGACTTTGAGGAGAAGGACCTCTACAGACAGCAGTGGAGAAGAGTCCAAAGTTTGGCCAACTCCTTCTGGCATCGTTGGCGGAAGGAGTACCTGTCAACGCTGCAATACCGTCACAAATGGCATTTCACCAGACCCAACCTGCAGCAGGGGGATGTGGTCCTGCTGAAGGATCCTCTTGTGAAGAGAAACCAATGGCCAATGGGAGTGATTGCAAAGGTTCATTCTAGCAGAGACGGACTTGTTAGAAAAGTAGAGGTCAAAGTAGTAAAAGATGGTAATGCTAAAGTTTACTTCCGACCAGTTACAGATGTTGTTCTCCTCGTATCAGATGGTGTGCAACCGATTTAG